The region CGGGGGGGGCGGGAAGCTCCAGCACCTCGTAGATAGAGACCTCCCTGAAGCCCAACCGCCGGTAGAATTCCCGGCCCCTCCTGTTCGCCGCAGCGACCTGCAGGGAGATCCCGGCCGCCCCCCTCTTGCCGGCCCACCGCTTGACCTCCTCCAGCAGGGCCCTGCCCGCCCCCCGGCTCCGGTGCCCGGGCGCCACGAACACGTCGTCCACCGAGGCCCAGGTCCTGGCGTGGAAGGTGGGAGAGCCCTCGCGCAGCTCCCCGGAGACGAACCCGATCAGGCGTCCGTCCTTCTCGGCCACGAACAGAAAGGAGTGGCCGCTGGTCGCGAGGTCCCCGAGAAAGCGGCGCATGATCCGCTCGGCGTTTTCGGAGGTCGCGTAGATCGGGTCGTAGGAGGCGTGCTCGGCGGCGCTCTGCATCCACAGCCGCGCCGCCTCTGCCGCGTCCTCGCGCCTCCCCGGCCGGATGGTGAACTCGCTCTCCCGCGCCACCGCCCAATCTTAGCCCATGCGCCGTAGGCTTTGCCGCCGCAACTGTAGACTTTGCCGCTCCCAGCGGGTAGAGTTAATGCCCTTCACGCTGTCGGCCGGCGAGGAGGTGTCGCAGGGAACGGAACACCCTCTGCGCCTTTCGCGACGTGCAAAAAAGAACGCCGGAGGAAGCTCCGGGCGCGGGAGGCGGAGGCGAGGACGCAGGAGAAAAAGAAAAAGAGCAAGCGCCAGGACTCCGGGCCTCCCGGCCCGGAGTTGACGAGGTAGACGTTCATCGAGCTTTCGGCGGGTGCGTCTCGGCCCTCGGGCGGTCGTCAGGGCGGCGACAAATCCCGGCGGCGACGCCGGGGACAAAACGCCGTCCGGGCCCGAAGCGGGGCGCTTTGTGCGCTCCGGGAGTCCTCCCTCCGCTCTTCTTCCCTGCCGGGCTTCCGCCGCGGAGACAGGAAGGAGGTTGCGGGGAAGATGTGCGGCATCGTCGGTTATGTGGGCCGAGAGAGCCGTTGTGTGGAGGTGCTGCTCGAGGGGCTCAGGCACCTGGAGTACCGGGGCTACGACTCGGCGGGCCTCGCGCTGCAGCGTTCCGGCCGGATAGAGCGGGTGCGCCGGGTGGGGCACCTGGAGAACCTGGAGCGGGCCGTGCGGGGGCGCAACGGGGACTACGCGCGGGTGACCACCGGCGTGGGGCACACCCGCTGGGCCACCCACGGCCGCCCGAGCGAGGAGAACGCCCACCCGCACCTGGGCGGGAGCGGGGCCGTGGCGGTGGTGCACAACGGGATCATCGAGAACTTCGCGGCGCTCAGGTCCGAGCTGGAGGATCGCGGCGTGCGCTTCGCCTCCGAGACCGACACCGAGGTGGTGGCGCACCTGCTGGAGGAGAGGGTGCTCTCCGGGGCCTCGCTGCGGGAGGCGCTCGCCGGGATCCTGCCGCGGCTGGAGGGGACGTTCGCCATCGCCGCCATAAGCAGGGAGGAGCCCGGCCGGATCGTGGCCGCCCGGCACCAGAGCCCGCTGGTGATCGGCCTGGGGGAGGGGGAGAGCTTCCTGGCCAGCGCCATCCCGGCGCTGCTCGGCCAGACCCGCAGGTTCCTCCTGGTGGAGAACGGGGAGGTGGCCGAGCTGACCGCCGGTGCCGCCCGCCTCTTCGGCCCCGACGGAGCCCCCGTGGAGCGCGAGGTCTTCGAGGTGGACTGGGACGCCGAGGCCGTAGAGCTGGGGGGCTTCGAGAGCTACATGCTCAAGGAGATCCACGAGCAGCCCGCCGCCCTCAGGGCGACCCTCGCCGGGCTTCTGGGGCCCGAGGGGGAGGCGGACACCGGGGCGATCGGGCTGCCCCTCCGGGAGGTCCGGCGCGTGGTGGTGGTCGCCTGCGGCACCGCCTACCACGCCGGGCTGCTCGGCAAGGCCTACATCGAGCGGCTCGCCGGGCTCCCGGCCGAGGTCTCGGTGGCCAGCGAGTACCGTTACTCGGAGCCGGTGGGGGACGGCGACACGCTGGTGGTGGCCATATCCCAGAGCGGCGAGACCATCGACACCCTGGCCGCCATCCAGGCCGCCCGGCGGTTCGGCGGGCGGGTGCTGGCGATAACCAACACCCGCGGCTCCCTCATCACCCGCGAGGCCGACGCCGTGCTGCTCACGAGCGCCGGGCCGGAGATCGGGGTCGCGGCCACGAAGACGTTCCTGGCCCAGATCGCCGCCCTGCAGGCGCTGGCGCTCGCGCTCGCCGCGGCGCGCAAGACCCTGCCGGAGGGCGAGCTGCTGCGGATGGGCCGCGGCCTGCGGCGTCTGCCCGAGCGGGTGGAGGAGGCCATCGGGCTCGCCGCCCCGGCGGCCCGGCAGGCCGCCGCTCTCTTCGAGAGCGCCCGCTGCGCGCTCTTTCTGGGGCGCGGCCCGGCCTACCCCGTGGCGCTTGAGGGGGCGCTGAAGCTGAAGGAGATCTCCTACGTCCCCGCAGAAGGGTACCCGGCCGGCGAGATGAAGCACGGCCCCATCGCGCTGGTGGACGAGCGGTGCCCGGTGGTCGCCGTGCTCGGAGAGGGGCTTCTGCGGGAGAAGACCCTCTCCAACGTCGAGGAGACCGTTGCCCGCGGCGCCCCCGTGATAGCCGTCGCCGGGACCGGCGACGGCGACGCCCGGCGCCTCTCGGGGCTGCTCCTGCCCGTGCCCGAGGAGGGGGGGCTCCTGGGGCCCTACCTGTGGACGGTGCCGCTGCAGCTGCTCGCCTACCACGTAGCCCGCGCCCGCGGGCTGGACGTGGACAAGCCGCGCAACCTGGCCAAGAGCGTCACCGTGGAGTAGCTAGCGGAGCACGGGGAGGGCCGAGGGCTCCACCCGGAACGACATCGGCAGGTGGCCCCACGCCTCCCCGTCGAGCTGCACCGGCACCGAGGCCCCTCCCAGCGGGGCGGCCTCCACCCGGGGCACGGAGACCGCGGGCATCCGGCGGCTCAGGGGGCGTTTGGACAGGATGGTGGCCAGGATGTCCGGGCGCAGCAGCCTCCTCACCCGCTCCACCAGCACCACCTCCAGCCGGCCGTTCGTCAGCGAGGCGCGCTCGGCGGACCAGAAGTCCCCGCCGTAGTTGCGGCCGTTGGCCACGATCGCGAAGCGGGCCCGGCGCCGCTCCCCGCCGCAGGAGACCTCGAAGGGGGGGATCTCCGAGGTCAGGAAGACCTTGAAGGCCATGAGCGCGAACGCCGTGCGCCGCAGGCGGCGCTTGATGCCAGGCGTGACCTCCAGCACCACGCTCGCGTCGAAGCCGATGCCCGCCATGCAGGCGAAGCGCCGCTCCACGCCCGACGCGTTCCGGGCCACCCCCAGGTCTATCCGGACGGTCTCCCCCTCCAGGATCCGGTGGCAGGCCCGCTCCAGGCTCAGCGGGATGCCCAGCTCCCGGGCCAGCACGTTCGCCGTCCCCAGGGGGAGGATCCCCAGGCGCGCGTCGCGGTGCAGCCCGTTGATCACCTCGTTGATCGTGCCGTCTCCGCCCGCCGCCACCACCAGCCGGGCCCCCGCCAGCGTCGCCAGCTCCGTGGCGTGCTCCGGGCGCTCGGTCGGCCAGATCTCCGCCCGGACGCCGCCCCGCTCCAGGATCTCCGCGCACAGCTTCAGCCTGCGCATGCTCACCCGGCCGGAGGCCGGGTTGCCGATGATCACCGCCTCCCGCATACCGCGCATATCATAAGCCCTTTTTCGCCGGTTAACTCTGGCGTAACATAGGCGCATGGACGGCAAAGGCTACTTCGTGCCCGGGGTGGGGGTCGACGTGGTGGACGTCGACCGCATGAAGCTCGCCCTGCAGAGAACCCCCAAGATCCGGCGGCGCCTCTTCACGGAGGACGAGATCGCCTACTGCGAGAAGTTCCGCTTCGCGGAGCGCCACTACGCCGCCCGGTGGGCCGCCAAGGAGGCCGTGTGCAAGGCGCTGGGGTGCGGCCTGATCCAGTGGAACGGCGTGGAGGTGGTCCGCAGGCCGCGCCGGGCGCCCTCGGTGAGGATCCGGGGCAAGATAAAGCGCTTCGCCGACGCCGTGGGCGTCCGGGAGGAGGACCTGTTCATCTCCATAACCCACTCGGAACTCTCCGCCGTCGCCGTCTGCGTGGTGCGCCGGCAGGAGCCCGGCGGCGACGGGCGGGCCTGATTGGGCTAACCTTATCCCCGGCATGAGGCTCTACACCGCAGAGGAGATGGGCCGCGCCGACCGCGCGGCCCAGGAGATGGGGATCTCCGGGCGCGTCCTGATGGAGCGGGCCGGCGTCGGGATGGCTTCGCTGGCGCTCGAGCGCTTCTCCCCGCGCCGGGCGGTCGCCGTGTGCGGGGGCGGGAACAACGGCGGCGACGGGTTCGTGGTGGCCCGCGAGCTGCACCGGGCCGGGGTGGAGGTGGAGGTGCTGGCCACCAGGGAGGAGTACCGGGGCGACCCGGAGGCGAACCTCCGGGCGCTGAAGGGCCTCGGGGTCCGCATGATCCGGCCCGAGGAGCTCGGAGTCTCACTCGGCCGGGCGGACCTCGTCGTGGACGCCCTGCTGGGGACCGGCTTTTCGGGGGAGGTGCGGGAGCGGGAGGCCGCCCTCATCCGGCGGATCAACGCCTCCCCCGCCCGGGTGCTGGCGGTGGACGTCCCCTCGGGGGTGGACGGCTCGACCGGCGAGGTGCGCGGCGAGGCCGTCCGGGCCGACCTGACCGTCTGCGCCCACGCGCTCAAGGTGGGCTGCGTGATCTCCCCGGGCAGAGAGCACGCCGGGGAGGTCGCCGCCGTGGACATCGGGTTGCCTTCGGAGGCGGAGGTGGAGCCCTCGGTGGTCCTGAACGACGCCGCCTCGCTCGCCGGCCTGATCCCCCGCACCGCCGAGCCCGCCCACAAGTACTCCGCCGGGGCCCTGCTGGTGGTGGCCGGCTCCCGGGCGATGACCGGGGCCGCGGTGATGACCGTCGCCGGGGCCCAGCGCGCCGGGTGCGGCATCGTCTTTCTCGTCACCGCCGCGGGGGCGGCCCCCCTGCTCGACGCCCGGCTGACCGAGGCCATAGTGGAGGGGGCGCCCGAGGACGCGGAGGGGCACATGGGCGAGGGCGCGCTCGAGGCCGTGCTCGGGCGCGCCGGGCGCGCCTCCGCGGTGGTGGTCGGGCCCGGCATCGGGGTCGGGGAGGGGGGGAGGAGGCTCGTGGAGGGGATAGTGCGCGAGGTGGAGGCGCCGGTGCTGCTGGACGCCGACGCGATCACCAACCTCTCCGGCAGCGACGCGCTCGCCGCCAGGGAGGCCCCCGCCGTCATAACCCCGCATGCCGGCGAGCTCGGGCGGCTCATGGGCGCGGGGGCGCGGGAGATCTCCGCCTCCCGCCTCCGGCACGCCCGGGAGGCCGCCGCGCGCCACGGCTGCTGCGTGCTCCTCAAGGGCTCCGACACGATAATCGCCGAAGGAGAGAAGGCCGCCGTGAACCCCACCGGCCACGTCGCCCTCGCCACCGCGGGCACGGGGGACGTGCTCTCCGGCGTGATAGGGGCCCTGCTCTCCCGGGGGATGGGCGCCTACGACGCGGCCCGGGCCGGGGCGTGGGCCCACGGCCGGGCGGCGCGGCTGTGGCTCCGGGAGACCGGCTGGCCCGCGGAGAGCCTGATCGCTACCGACCTGCTCCCCCACCTGCCGCGGGCGTTCGCCGAGCTTCTGGAGGGGAGACCGCCGCGCTAGAGAGAACCCCTTTCGGGAGGAGGACGATGGAGCAGCAGGACATACGCCGCCTGACGGTCGGGGACGTCATGCACGCCGACTGGCCCACCCTGGGCCCGGAGGACACCGTGGAGCGCGCGATAAGGCTCTTCGCCGAGTCGCACATCTCGGGGGCCCCGGTCCTGGAGGACGGGCGGCTGGTCGGGATCGTGACCGAGGGCGACCTCATCTTCCGGGACGCCGAGATAAAGGCCCCGGGCTTTCTGGACATCCTCGGCGGGATCATCCCGCTCGGGAGCTGGGAGGAGTACCGTGAGGAGACGCTCAAGAGCGCCGGGGTGACCGTGGGGGAGGTCATGACCCGGGACGTCGTGACCGTCTCCCCGCAGACCCCGCTGCCCGAGGCCGCGACCGCCATGGCCCGCCGGCGCATAAAGCTCCTGCCCGTGGTGGAGGGGGAGCGCCTCCTGCGCGGCGTGATCTCCCGGATGGACATCCTCGCCCTGCACGTGATCCGCCCCCGGCCCTGAGGGGTTCGCCTTGGAGGTGCCGGGACGCGTCTGGGCCGAGGTGGACCTCGGCGCCGTCCGCCACAACGTGCGGACCCTCCGCCGCCGCTCCCGGGCCCCGCGCCTGATGGCCGTGGTGAAGGCCGACGCCTACGGCCACGGGGCGGTGCCGGTCGCCCGGGCGGCGCTCGCGGGCGGGGCCGACAGCCTCGCCGTGGCCACCGCCGGGGAGGGCGCCGAGCTGCGCCGGGCCGGGATCCGGGCGCCCGTCCTCGTCTTCGGGGACCTCACCCCGGAGGGGCTGCGGGCCGCCGCTCGCGAGCGGCTGGCGGTGAGCGCCCACTCCGTGCCCTCCGCCCGCCGCATCGCCGCCTCCGGCCTCGACCTGGAAGTGCACCTTAAGGTGGATACCGGCATGAACCGGTGGGGGCTCGAGCCCGGCGAGGTCGGGGCGGCGCTCAAGGCCCTGGGGAGAACCCCCGACGGGGTCTACACCCACCTGGCCTGCGCCGACTCCGACCCGGAGGCCACCGGGCGGCAGCTCGCCCTCTTCGACTCCGTGCTCGCCGCGCACCCCTTCGGCGGGGCGCTCGCGCACGCCGCCAACTCGGCCGGCACCCTCTGGCACCCGGGCTCGCACTACGGCTGCGTGCGCCCCGGCATAGCCCTCTACGGGCTCCACCCCGCCGGGGACGCCGGAGACCCGGCGGCGGAGGGCCTCCGGCCCGCGCTCGCGCTCAAGAGCTACGTCGCCGCGGTCCGGCGCCTCGAGCCCGGAGAGGGCGTCTCCTACGGGCTGACCTTCCGCGCCCCGGAGCCGATGCTCGCCGCCACCGTGCCCGTGGGGTACGCCGACGGCTACCGGCGGGCGCTCTCCGGCAGGGCCGAGGCGCTCATCCGCGGCCGCCGGCGGCCGCTGCTCGGGCGGGTCTCGATGGACGCCTGCGTCTTCGCGGCGGATAGGGAGGTGCGGGTGGGGGACGAGGTCGTGCTCCTCGGCGAGCAGGGAGGTGGGGCGGTCCGGGCCGAGGAGCTCGCCGCCCGCGCCGGCACGATAAACTACGAGATAACAACCGGCCTGAACCCCCGGCGTGTGGAGAGGAGCTACGCAGATGTTCAAGGATCTTGACTGGAGGTCCGCCGCCCGCCGCTCGGCGGTGGTGGTCGCCATCTACCTGGGCGTCTTCTACCTGCTGAGCGCGGTGTTCCCCGAGAGCTTCCGCCTCAGGAGCAGCCAGGACGTGGCGGCCCTGCTCATAAACGCGGTGTTCTTCTTCTTTATCTTCACCGTGATCTACGCGCTCCTCGACCGGCGGAGGGCCCGGATGATGGCCGAGGCGCGCAGGAAGCGCGGGGAGGCCTCGGGCCGGGAGGAGCCAGGCCCCCTCAAGGGGAAGCCCAACCCGAACACCAGCCGCAAGAAGGCCGCCCGCCGCCGCCGGTAGTGAGCGTGCTGGAGGCCCTGGGCCCGCCGCCGGACGCGGCGGCGATCCTGGAGCGGGTGCCGGAGCTGGAGCCCTCCCGCGGTCTCGGCCAGAGCCCCTACCACCACCTGGACACCTTCGGGCACACGTTGGAGGTTGTGCGCCGGGTGGACGAGGAGCTGCGGGCGGGGACTTTGGGCGCCCGGGTCGGGCCCGGCCGCGTGGAGGGGCTCAGGCTCGCCGCGCTGCTGCACGACGTGGCGAAGCCGGTGACCCGGGGGGAGCTCGGGGGCCGGGTGCTCTTCGTCGCCCACGACTCGGTGGGGGCGCTGCTGGTGCGCCGCGTCTGCCGCCGGCTGGGGCTTGCGGCGCTCCCGACGGACATGGCGGTCACCCTCACCGCGCTGCACCTGAAGATCGGGTTCATGGAGCACCCCGAGGCGGACTACCCGCCGCGCCGCCTGGCGCTCGCCGCCGGGCCCTTCGGCGAGGAGCTCGCCGTCCTCTCCTGGGCCGACAGGCTCGCCGCCCAGGGGCCGCGCCTGAAGGACGAGCACATCGAGCGCCACAGGCGGCTGTGCGGGCGCTTTCTGCGGGCGAGCCGCGAGCTCGGGCCGCACCCCCCGCCGGAGTACGGGGGGCTCGCACGGCGGCTGCCCGGCTCGCCGGAGGCCGAGCTGGGCTACGTGGCCGCGCTCGCCCGGCTCATCGCCGCCCGCGGCGGGGGCGGGGACCCCCTCGAGCTGGCCCGCCGCCTGCTCTGATGGCCCGGCTCCCGTGTTAGAATCGGCCCGTTCGGGCGTGCGTCCCCGCGGAGAGGGGAGGTCGAGAGGGTTGGGTATCAAGCGGGCAAAGAGGGACCGTTGGATCCTGGGCGTCTGCGGCGGCATCGCCCACACCTACGGGTGGAGCCCGGCGCTGGTGCGGCTGCTCGCCGTGGTGCTCGCCGTCTTTATCCCCGGCTTCAGCCTCATCCCGGCGCTCATCGTCTACGTGGTGCTCGGCATGGTGCTGCCCGAGAGCGAGGAGTTCTAGCCGGCTTGGAGTTCGCCGAGGCCCAGAAAGAGGCCCTGGAGTGCACCCGGTGCGGCCTCTGCCAGTCCCGCACCCGCGTGGTCTTCGGGGAGGGGCCGCTCAACGCCCGGCTGTTCGTCGTGGGTGAGGCCCCGGGGCACAACGAGGACGCCGCCGGCAGGCCTTTTCAGGGGGCCTCCGGGATGCTGCTGGAGGGGCTTCTGGGCTCCGTGGGGCTCTCCAGGGAGGAGGTCTACCTCACGACGCTCGTCAAGTGCCGGCCGCCGGGCACGCCGCCCCGCTCCCCCCGGCCCTCCGAGGTGAGCAGCTGCCGCCGCTACCTGATCTCCCAGCTCGTCGCCGTGGACCCGAAGGTGGTCGTCGCGCTGGGCGAGCTCCCCAGCAAGATCCTCACCGGCCGCAAGGAGTCGCTGCGGCGCATCCGGGGGCGGGCCATCCCCCTGGACGGGCGCTACGTGATCCCCACCTTCTCGCTGCAGAGGGCGCTCTACGTCCCGGCGGACAGGGCGCTCCTGATCTCGGACTTCTCCCGGCTGCCGGAGCTCCTGGAGGCCGAGCGCCCGGCCACCTACGAGACGCTCAACGTGCCGTCGCAGACCGCCGAGCGCGAGCCCCTGCAGCCGGGACTCTGGTAGGGTGGTTCGGGAGGGGCTGGACGAGGGCGCCGTGAGGGAGCTGGCGGCCGAGGTGGCCCGCCGGCTGCGGCCGGGGGACGTGGTGGTGCTGGCGGGGGAGGTCGGCTCGGGCAAGAGCACCTTCGTCCGGGCCGCCGCCCGGGCGCTCGGGGTGAAGGAGAGGGTCACCAGCCCCACCTACCAGCTCGCCCGCTCCTACGAAGGCTTCGCGGGCGGCCGGAGGGTCGTGGTGAACCACCTGGACCTCTACCGGGTGGAGGAGCTCGGGGCCTGGGACGCGCTCTCCCTGGAGGACTACCTCACCCCGGAGGCGGTGACCTTCATCGAGTGGGCGGACCCCGCGCTGGGCGTCCTCGAGGAGCCCACCGTGATCCGCCTGGAGCACGAGTCTCCCCGCACCCGCCGGGTGAGCGTCGAGGGGCCCGTGGCGCGGAGGATGGAGTGCTGATTCTGGCCCTCGACGCCTCGACCTCCGTGGTGAGCGTCGCCCTGGCCCGCGCGGCGGGCGGCGGGCGGCGAATGCTCGCGGAGATCTCGCTCGAGGACCGCGGGGCCTCGGAGGGGCTGCTGCCCGCGGTCCACGCGGCGCTCGGCCTCTGCGGGGAGGAGCTGGGCTCGGTGGAGCGGATCGTCGTCGGGGTGGGCCCCGGGACCTTCACCGGCATCCGGATCGCGGCGGCCACCGCCCGCTCGCTCGCGCTGGGGAGCGGCATCCCCCTGTGCGCCAACACGACGCTGGCCGCCCTGGCCGCCCCGGCGCTCTCGGTGAGCGGGGAGGTGCTGGCGGTCCTGGACGCCAAGCGGGGCGAGGTCTTCGCCCAGCCCTTCGCCTCCGGAGGGCCCTCCGGGGAGATCGTCTGCAGCAGGCCCGGGGAGCTGCGGGCCGCGGGCTCCCCTCTGGTCGTCGGCGACGGTGCGGTGCGCTACCGGGAGGCGCTCTCCGGGCTGGGCCGGATACCGCCCGACGGCTCCCCTTTGCACAGGGTCTCCGCCGCAGGGCACGTGCTCTCCTCCAGCCTCGAGCCCTCCCCGCCCGAGGAGGTCGTCCCCGTCTACGTCCGCGAGCCGGACGCCGAGGTCCGGCGGGATCTCAACCCCTGGAGCCGCCCGTGAGGGTGCGCCGGATGCGCCCGGAGGATCTGCCCGCGGTGATGGAGATAGAGGCCCTGAGCCTCCCCACCCCGTGGAGCGAGGGGGTGTGGCGCCAGGAGCTCTCGAGCCCCTTCGGGCTGTACCTGGTGCTCGAGGAGGAGGGGCGGGTGCGCGCCCAGATCGGGGCGCGGCGGGCCGCCGACGAGCTGCACGTGACCACCCTCGCCGTCCACCCGGCGTGCCGCAGGCGCGGCTACGGGAGGACCCTGCTGCGGGCGGCCCTCGCCGAGGAGAGGGGCGTCCGGCGGGTGATGCTCGAGGTCCGGCCGAGCAACGCCCAGGCCCGCGCCTTCTACGCGGCCCTGGGCTTCCGGGAGACCGGGCGCCGGCCCCGCTACTACGGCGACGAGGACGCCCTGCTCATGACCCTCGATCTCGCTCCCGGCGGCGCCGCCGCTCCTCCCGCCGGCGCCTGAGGGCCTCCCGGCTCTCGAAGGGCTTGAGCAGGTAGAGCGCCGGGGCCACGCAGGCCAGGAAGCCCACCGCCAGCACGGCCACGAAGAGAGGGTCCACCGGCCCGCGCGCCACGTAGAGGACGAGCTGCGCCAGCACCACCAGCGCTATGAGGGCGAAGAGCAGGGAGAAGATCCGCATCGCCTCCCGAGTATACCCCCCGCGTGCTATAAAACCTGGCGTATGATCCTGGCCATAGAGACCTCCTGCGACGACACCTGCGCGGCGGTGGTGGAGCCGGACGGCCGCCGCGCCCTCTCCAACGCCGTCCACACCCAGACCGAGCACGCCCGCTACGGCGGCGTGGTGCCAGAGGTCGCCTCCCGGGCGCACCTCGAGCGCATGGACGGCGTCGTCCGCAAGGCGCTCTCCGACGCCGGCGTCTCGCTGGACCAGATA is a window of Rubrobacter xylanophilus DSM 9941 DNA encoding:
- the tsaE gene encoding tRNA (adenosine(37)-N6)-threonylcarbamoyltransferase complex ATPase subunit type 1 TsaE; the encoded protein is MVREGLDEGAVRELAAEVARRLRPGDVVVLAGEVGSGKSTFVRAAARALGVKERVTSPTYQLARSYEGFAGGRRVVVNHLDLYRVEELGAWDALSLEDYLTPEAVTFIEWADPALGVLEEPTVIRLEHESPRTRRVSVEGPVARRMEC
- the tsaB gene encoding tRNA (adenosine(37)-N6)-threonylcarbamoyltransferase complex dimerization subunit type 1 TsaB encodes the protein MLILALDASTSVVSVALARAAGGGRRMLAEISLEDRGASEGLLPAVHAALGLCGEELGSVERIVVGVGPGTFTGIRIAAATARSLALGSGIPLCANTTLAALAAPALSVSGEVLAVLDAKRGEVFAQPFASGGPSGEIVCSRPGELRAAGSPLVVGDGAVRYREALSGLGRIPPDGSPLHRVSAAGHVLSSSLEPSPPEEVVPVYVREPDAEVRRDLNPWSRP
- the glmS gene encoding glutamine--fructose-6-phosphate transaminase (isomerizing) gives rise to the protein MCGIVGYVGRESRCVEVLLEGLRHLEYRGYDSAGLALQRSGRIERVRRVGHLENLERAVRGRNGDYARVTTGVGHTRWATHGRPSEENAHPHLGGSGAVAVVHNGIIENFAALRSELEDRGVRFASETDTEVVAHLLEERVLSGASLREALAGILPRLEGTFAIAAISREEPGRIVAARHQSPLVIGLGEGESFLASAIPALLGQTRRFLLVENGEVAELTAGAARLFGPDGAPVEREVFEVDWDAEAVELGGFESYMLKEIHEQPAALRATLAGLLGPEGEADTGAIGLPLREVRRVVVVACGTAYHAGLLGKAYIERLAGLPAEVSVASEYRYSEPVGDGDTLVVAISQSGETIDTLAAIQAARRFGGRVLAITNTRGSLITREADAVLLTSAGPEIGVAATKTFLAQIAALQALALALAAARKTLPEGELLRMGRGLRRLPERVEEAIGLAAPAARQAAALFESARCALFLGRGPAYPVALEGALKLKEISYVPAEGYPAGEMKHGPIALVDERCPVVAVLGEGLLREKTLSNVEETVARGAPVIAVAGTGDGDARRLSGLLLPVPEEGGLLGPYLWTVPLQLLAYHVARARGLDVDKPRNLAKSVTVE
- a CDS encoding diacylglycerol/lipid kinase family protein, which encodes MRGMREAVIIGNPASGRVSMRRLKLCAEILERGGVRAEIWPTERPEHATELATLAGARLVVAAGGDGTINEVINGLHRDARLGILPLGTANVLARELGIPLSLERACHRILEGETVRIDLGVARNASGVERRFACMAGIGFDASVVLEVTPGIKRRLRRTAFALMAFKVFLTSEIPPFEVSCGGERRRARFAIVANGRNYGGDFWSAERASLTNGRLEVVLVERVRRLLRPDILATILSKRPLSRRMPAVSVPRVEAAPLGGASVPVQLDGEAWGHLPMSFRVEPSALPVLR
- the alr gene encoding alanine racemase produces the protein MPGRVWAEVDLGAVRHNVRTLRRRSRAPRLMAVVKADAYGHGAVPVARAALAGGADSLAVATAGEGAELRRAGIRAPVLVFGDLTPEGLRAAARERLAVSAHSVPSARRIAASGLDLEVHLKVDTGMNRWGLEPGEVGAALKALGRTPDGVYTHLACADSDPEATGRQLALFDSVLAAHPFGGALAHAANSAGTLWHPGSHYGCVRPGIALYGLHPAGDAGDPAAEGLRPALALKSYVAAVRRLEPGEGVSYGLTFRAPEPMLAATVPVGYADGYRRALSGRAEALIRGRRRPLLGRVSMDACVFAADREVRVGDEVVLLGEQGGGAVRAEELAARAGTINYEITTGLNPRRVERSYADVQGS
- a CDS encoding holo-ACP synthase, with protein sequence MDGKGYFVPGVGVDVVDVDRMKLALQRTPKIRRRLFTEDEIAYCEKFRFAERHYAARWAAKEAVCKALGCGLIQWNGVEVVRRPRRAPSVRIRGKIKRFADAVGVREEDLFISITHSELSAVAVCVVRRQEPGGDGRA
- a CDS encoding CBS domain-containing protein, coding for MEQQDIRRLTVGDVMHADWPTLGPEDTVERAIRLFAESHISGAPVLEDGRLVGIVTEGDLIFRDAEIKAPGFLDILGGIIPLGSWEEYREETLKSAGVTVGEVMTRDVVTVSPQTPLPEAATAMARRRIKLLPVVEGERLLRGVISRMDILALHVIRPRP
- the rimI gene encoding ribosomal protein S18-alanine N-acetyltransferase, whose amino-acid sequence is MEIEALSLPTPWSEGVWRQELSSPFGLYLVLEEEGRVRAQIGARRAADELHVTTLAVHPACRRRGYGRTLLRAALAEERGVRRVMLEVRPSNAQARAFYAALGFRETGRRPRYYGDEDALLMTLDLAPGGAAAPPAGA
- a CDS encoding HD domain-containing protein, whose translation is MLEALGPPPDAAAILERVPELEPSRGLGQSPYHHLDTFGHTLEVVRRVDEELRAGTLGARVGPGRVEGLRLAALLHDVAKPVTRGELGGRVLFVAHDSVGALLVRRVCRRLGLAALPTDMAVTLTALHLKIGFMEHPEADYPPRRLALAAGPFGEELAVLSWADRLAAQGPRLKDEHIERHRRLCGRFLRASRELGPHPPPEYGGLARRLPGSPEAELGYVAALARLIAARGGGGDPLELARRLL
- a CDS encoding bifunctional ADP-dependent NAD(P)H-hydrate dehydratase/NAD(P)H-hydrate epimerase, whose amino-acid sequence is MRLYTAEEMGRADRAAQEMGISGRVLMERAGVGMASLALERFSPRRAVAVCGGGNNGGDGFVVARELHRAGVEVEVLATREEYRGDPEANLRALKGLGVRMIRPEELGVSLGRADLVVDALLGTGFSGEVREREAALIRRINASPARVLAVDVPSGVDGSTGEVRGEAVRADLTVCAHALKVGCVISPGREHAGEVAAVDIGLPSEAEVEPSVVLNDAASLAGLIPRTAEPAHKYSAGALLVVAGSRAMTGAAVMTVAGAQRAGCGIVFLVTAAGAAPLLDARLTEAIVEGAPEDAEGHMGEGALEAVLGRAGRASAVVVGPGIGVGEGGRRLVEGIVREVEAPVLLDADAITNLSGSDALAAREAPAVITPHAGELGRLMGAGAREISASRLRHAREAAARHGCCVLLKGSDTIIAEGEKAAVNPTGHVALATAGTGDVLSGVIGALLSRGMGAYDAARAGAWAHGRAARLWLRETGWPAESLIATDLLPHLPRAFAELLEGRPPR
- a CDS encoding PspC domain-containing protein, with protein sequence MGIKRAKRDRWILGVCGGIAHTYGWSPALVRLLAVVLAVFIPGFSLIPALIVYVVLGMVLPESEEF
- a CDS encoding GNAT family N-acetyltransferase, with the protein product MARESEFTIRPGRREDAAEAARLWMQSAAEHASYDPIYATSENAERIMRRFLGDLATSGHSFLFVAEKDGRLIGFVSGELREGSPTFHARTWASVDDVFVAPGHRSRGAGRALLEEVKRWAGKRGAAGISLQVAAANRRGREFYRRLGFREVSIYEVLELPAPPARGGESGTSP
- a CDS encoding uracil-DNA glycosylase; this encodes MEFAEAQKEALECTRCGLCQSRTRVVFGEGPLNARLFVVGEAPGHNEDAAGRPFQGASGMLLEGLLGSVGLSREEVYLTTLVKCRPPGTPPRSPRPSEVSSCRRYLISQLVAVDPKVVVALGELPSKILTGRKESLRRIRGRAIPLDGRYVIPTFSLQRALYVPADRALLISDFSRLPELLEAERPATYETLNVPSQTAEREPLQPGLW